A single genomic interval of Bacteroidota bacterium harbors:
- the cas2 gene encoding CRISPR-associated endonuclease Cas2 → MSQDRLNSYRVMWTLVMYDLPTETKKERRIAALFRKELIKDGFNMFQFSMYVRHSSSSENAEVHKKRVKRILPEKGLIGILQITDRQFGQMELFYGKKMKELPQIPMQLELF, encoded by the coding sequence ATTTCTCAAGACCGGCTCAACTCATACCGTGTAATGTGGACACTAGTGATGTATGATTTACCAACTGAAACAAAAAAGGAAAGAAGAATTGCCGCTCTGTTCCGGAAAGAACTTATAAAAGATGGTTTCAATATGTTTCAATTCAGTATGTATGTCCGACATTCTTCAAGCAGTGAAAATGCAGAAGTACATAAGAAACGTGTAAAAAGGATTTTGCCTGAAAAAGGATTGATCGGTATTTTACAGATAACAGACAGGCAATTTGGACAAATGGAATTATTTTATGGAAAAAAAATGAAAGAACTTCCTCAAATTCCTATGCAATTAGAACTTTTTTAG
- the cas1 gene encoding type II CRISPR-associated endonuclease Cas1, which produces MIKRTLYFGNPASLNKKESQLIIRIADDTLPETSVPIEDIGMIILDSHSINLTSGLIQALQENNVAIISCDQRHMPQSLTLPLEGNTIQQERYDEQINASSPLKKQLWMQTIVRKIKNQAGVLRSLEISSDYLTPLHQNVKSGDSTNCEATAATYYWKKLFAHIEEFNRYREGPPPNNFLNYGYAILRATMARSIVAAGLLPTLGIFHRNRYNAFCLADDLMEPYRPIVDRTVHQMVVDHGISDVLEKKHKSVLLSIPAMDVNIEGESSPLMLATHRTAISLVKCYNGELKKLIFPEI; this is translated from the coding sequence ATGATAAAACGAACACTTTATTTTGGGAATCCCGCTTCACTCAATAAAAAAGAGTCACAATTAATTATCCGTATTGCTGATGATACTCTACCGGAAACAAGCGTCCCAATTGAAGACATTGGAATGATTATTCTTGATTCACACAGCATCAATCTAACCAGTGGATTGATTCAGGCCTTACAGGAAAATAATGTGGCGATCATTTCATGTGATCAAAGACATATGCCCCAAAGCCTTACATTACCTTTGGAAGGAAATACAATTCAACAGGAGCGATACGATGAACAAATCAATGCAAGTTCTCCGCTTAAAAAGCAATTATGGATGCAGACCATTGTCCGTAAAATAAAAAATCAGGCAGGTGTACTTAGATCATTGGAAATTTCATCTGATTACCTTACTCCATTACACCAAAATGTTAAAAGTGGAGACAGTACCAATTGCGAAGCAACAGCTGCTACTTATTACTGGAAAAAATTATTTGCGCATATCGAAGAATTTAACAGATATAGAGAAGGCCCTCCACCCAATAATTTTTTAAACTATGGATATGCCATTCTCCGTGCCACTATGGCTAGAAGTATTGTGGCAGCAGGTTTGTTACCAACTCTTGGCATATTTCACCGGAACAGATACAATGCATTTTGCCTTGCAGACGATCTGATGGAACCCTATCGCCCAATCGTTGATCGAACTGTACATCAAATGGTAGTGGATCATGGAATTTCAGACGTACTTGAAAAAAAACACAAATCTGTATTGCTCAGTATTCCCGCAATGGATGTCAATATTGAAGGGGAATCAAGTCCGCTGATGTTAGCTACCCATCGTACTGCCATTAGCTTGGTAAAATGTTATAACGGTGAACTTAAGAAACTAATATTTCCGGAAATATGA
- a CDS encoding type II CRISPR RNA-guided endonuclease Cas9 yields MTKNILGLDLGTNSIGWALVQSDFTKKEGKILGLGSRIIPMDQGIIGDFETGNSVSQTAERTKQRSARRLRERHLLRRQRLFRVLNILDFLPKHFSTQIDFESNFGQFFDNSEPKIAYEGKEFIFKASFEEMLTDFKKYQPVLTDKGKKVPHDWTLYYLRKKALTHKIQKEELAWIILNFNQKRGYYQLRDEIEENKPNELVEYYSLKVVDANTEEVKKGKDEIWYSFTLENGWVYRRSSKTPLTDWIGKTKDFIVTTSLNEDGTIKKDKEGNEKRSFRAPNENDWTLIKKRTEVDIQKSHKSIGCYIYDTLLQNPNQKIKGGLIRTIERDYYKNEFKTILSKQIEFHPELQNTDLLNDCIRELYKNNENHQNSLFGKNFLHLFMDDIIFYQRPLRSKKSLISNCTLESRKYKDKKGTPQTANLKACQKSHPLFQEFRIWKWIFDLKIFDRENERNVTQQFISSVKSFEDLFDFLNTKKEIKQDVLLKYFLENHGFKGKAASAEVKKYRWNYVEDKTYPCNETGVLISSRMEKVSNIPIAFLNESKVTELWHIIYSVTDKKDFEKTLKSYAVKNHLDEESFIAAFSKTPPFKPEYCSYSLKALKKLLPLMRCGKHWNWDAIDKNTQTRIENLVNGEVDLTLSERVREKTKELTELNHFQALQDWIAKYIVYGRHSEATDLKKWKSPDQIDIFLDDFRQHSLRNPIVEQIVLETLRVVRDIWVHFGKGQENFFNEIHIELGREMKKTKEERVSLSNQMTENENTNVRLKSLLSELLNQGGIENVRPYSPSHLEILKIYEEGALSSTKDIPEDIIKISKAGQPGSNELLKYKLWLEQKYRSPYTGNPIPLAKLFTSDYEIEHVIPQSRYFDDSLSNKVICEAAVNRLKDNDLGFQFIKNHHGEKVDTGFGKDVRIMDIEEYQHFIQEHYSKNRSKKTKLLLEEIPEKMIERQLNDTRYISKFISTVLSNIVREEKDDDGVNSKNLLPGNGKITTKLRQDWGLNDVWNELIIQRFERMNEITNSSAFTSYSKQHQKLIPTVPIEFSKGFQKKRIDHRHHAMDALIIACATRDHINLLNNQESKSEVKRYDLQRKLRRFEQVNYVDSHTKRNITRDVPREFLKPWNTFTSDSKASFEKIVISFKQNLRIINKATNHYFKIIEKDGLKYKELVTQKGINWAIRKSMHKDTVSGKVQLKGLKVQKDKILTASRKPIDISFDLNTINAITDTGIQKILKNYLKSKNENPLIAFSPEGLEEMNLNIEKYNDGISHKPIFKVRIFEAGSKFQVGQTGNKMSKYVEADKGTNLFFAIYWDEKKSKRVFETIPLNEVIEHQKWRATLPKEKQLLTPNIPISVEKGKFLFSLSPNDLVYVPQENELFDINNYSISNIYKCVSFTGNDCFFIKHEVASTIVNKKEFSPLNKMEKSVDGTMIKSNCIKLLTNRLGDIVGTLGVN; encoded by the coding sequence ATGACAAAAAATATTTTAGGTCTTGATTTAGGAACAAATTCAATTGGTTGGGCATTAGTACAAAGTGATTTTACTAAAAAAGAAGGGAAAATTCTCGGATTAGGGTCAAGAATAATACCAATGGATCAAGGAATTATCGGTGATTTCGAGACCGGGAATTCAGTTTCACAAACAGCTGAAAGAACCAAACAGCGTAGTGCAAGAAGATTACGAGAAAGACATTTATTACGAAGACAACGGCTATTTAGAGTATTAAATATCTTAGATTTTCTGCCCAAGCACTTTTCAACTCAAATCGACTTTGAATCAAATTTTGGGCAATTTTTTGATAATTCTGAGCCGAAAATTGCATATGAAGGTAAAGAATTCATTTTCAAAGCTTCCTTTGAAGAAATGCTTACCGACTTTAAAAAATACCAACCGGTTTTAACAGACAAGGGAAAGAAAGTCCCACATGATTGGACATTGTATTATTTACGTAAAAAAGCTCTGACTCATAAAATTCAAAAAGAAGAATTAGCCTGGATCATTCTAAATTTCAATCAAAAAAGGGGGTATTATCAATTACGTGATGAAATTGAAGAAAACAAACCAAATGAACTGGTAGAGTATTATTCACTGAAAGTGGTAGATGCAAACACCGAGGAAGTAAAAAAAGGGAAAGATGAAATTTGGTATTCATTTACGTTGGAAAATGGATGGGTTTATAGAAGATCAAGCAAAACACCTCTGACTGATTGGATCGGGAAAACAAAAGATTTTATAGTGACCACATCTTTGAATGAAGATGGTACAATTAAAAAGGATAAGGAAGGAAATGAAAAAAGAAGTTTCAGGGCACCCAATGAAAATGACTGGACCCTTATAAAAAAGAGAACAGAAGTAGATATCCAAAAAAGTCACAAATCTATTGGATGTTATATATATGATACGCTTCTTCAAAACCCTAATCAAAAAATCAAAGGCGGTTTGATTCGTACAATTGAGCGCGATTATTATAAAAACGAATTTAAAACTATTCTTAGCAAGCAAATTGAATTTCATCCTGAACTTCAAAATACTGACTTATTAAACGATTGCATCAGAGAATTATATAAAAATAATGAGAATCATCAAAACTCATTGTTTGGCAAGAATTTTCTTCACCTTTTCATGGATGATATCATTTTCTATCAACGACCATTAAGGAGTAAAAAATCCTTAATCTCAAATTGCACTCTTGAATCAAGGAAATACAAAGATAAAAAAGGCACTCCCCAAACGGCTAACTTGAAAGCTTGTCAAAAATCACATCCATTGTTTCAGGAATTCAGGATTTGGAAATGGATTTTTGATCTCAAGATTTTTGATCGAGAAAATGAGAGAAATGTCACACAACAATTTATTAGCTCTGTCAAATCATTCGAAGATCTCTTTGATTTCTTAAATACCAAAAAAGAAATCAAACAAGATGTGCTCTTAAAATATTTTTTGGAAAATCACGGTTTCAAAGGAAAAGCAGCATCAGCAGAAGTTAAAAAATATAGGTGGAATTATGTTGAAGACAAAACCTACCCATGTAATGAAACAGGTGTATTGATCAGTTCAAGGATGGAGAAAGTAAGCAATATCCCTATCGCTTTCCTTAACGAAAGTAAAGTGACTGAACTTTGGCATATTATTTATTCAGTAACCGATAAAAAAGATTTCGAAAAAACCTTGAAATCATATGCTGTTAAAAATCACTTGGATGAAGAATCTTTCATAGCTGCCTTTTCAAAAACACCACCGTTCAAACCCGAATATTGCTCATATTCGTTAAAAGCATTGAAAAAATTATTGCCGTTAATGCGATGCGGTAAGCATTGGAATTGGGATGCAATTGACAAAAACACACAAACGAGAATTGAAAATTTGGTAAATGGAGAAGTTGATCTAACTCTAAGTGAGAGGGTACGAGAAAAAACAAAAGAATTGACCGAGTTAAATCACTTTCAAGCGTTGCAAGATTGGATTGCCAAATATATTGTGTATGGACGGCATTCTGAAGCGACAGATTTAAAGAAATGGAAAAGTCCTGACCAAATTGATATTTTTTTAGATGACTTCAGACAACACAGCTTAAGAAATCCAATTGTTGAACAAATTGTTTTGGAAACGCTTAGAGTTGTTCGTGACATTTGGGTGCATTTCGGAAAAGGTCAAGAGAATTTTTTCAACGAAATTCATATTGAACTAGGTCGAGAAATGAAAAAAACTAAGGAAGAAAGAGTTAGCCTCTCAAATCAAATGACAGAAAATGAAAACACAAATGTTCGACTCAAATCTTTATTATCCGAATTGCTCAATCAAGGTGGAATTGAAAATGTAAGACCATACTCTCCTTCACATTTAGAAATTTTGAAAATTTACGAAGAGGGTGCTTTAAGTAGTACAAAAGACATTCCTGAAGATATTATAAAAATAAGTAAGGCTGGTCAACCTGGAAGCAATGAATTACTGAAATATAAATTATGGCTGGAACAAAAATATCGTTCACCATACACCGGAAATCCGATTCCCTTGGCAAAATTATTTACATCTGATTACGAAATTGAACACGTCATACCACAGAGTAGATATTTTGATGACAGTCTTAGCAATAAAGTTATTTGCGAAGCAGCAGTAAATCGTCTAAAAGACAATGATTTGGGATTCCAGTTTATTAAAAATCATCATGGGGAAAAAGTTGATACAGGCTTCGGCAAAGATGTGAGAATCATGGATATTGAAGAATACCAACATTTCATTCAGGAACATTACTCAAAAAACCGAAGTAAAAAAACAAAACTTCTGCTTGAGGAAATCCCTGAAAAAATGATCGAACGTCAACTTAATGATACCCGGTATATAAGTAAATTTATTAGTACCGTGTTGTCAAATATTGTACGAGAGGAAAAGGATGACGATGGCGTTAACTCTAAAAATCTATTGCCAGGTAATGGAAAAATCACAACCAAACTCAGGCAAGACTGGGGTTTGAATGATGTATGGAATGAGCTTATTATACAAAGATTTGAAAGGATGAATGAAATTACAAACAGTTCAGCTTTTACATCCTATTCTAAACAACACCAAAAGCTAATTCCTACCGTACCAATTGAATTCTCAAAAGGTTTCCAAAAGAAACGCATTGATCATCGGCATCATGCTATGGACGCACTTATTATCGCATGTGCAACAAGAGACCACATTAATTTGCTAAACAATCAGGAATCCAAATCCGAAGTAAAGCGATATGATCTTCAACGTAAGTTAAGGCGATTTGAACAGGTCAATTATGTGGATTCACACACAAAGCGTAATATTACCAGAGATGTTCCGCGAGAATTTCTCAAACCATGGAATACCTTCACAAGCGATTCAAAAGCAAGTTTTGAAAAAATTGTAATCAGTTTTAAACAAAACCTAAGAATAATCAATAAGGCAACCAATCATTATTTTAAAATAATTGAAAAGGATGGTTTAAAATACAAAGAATTAGTTACGCAAAAAGGAATAAATTGGGCAATACGGAAATCAATGCACAAAGATACTGTATCAGGTAAAGTTCAACTGAAAGGTTTAAAGGTTCAAAAAGATAAGATCCTAACTGCATCAAGGAAGCCAATTGATATTTCATTTGACCTCAATACTATTAATGCAATTACTGATACCGGTATTCAGAAAATATTAAAAAATTATCTTAAAAGTAAAAATGAAAATCCCTTGATCGCATTTTCTCCGGAAGGCTTGGAAGAAATGAATCTTAATATTGAAAAATATAATGATGGAATTTCTCACAAACCAATATTCAAAGTTCGAATTTTTGAAGCCGGAAGTAAATTCCAGGTTGGCCAAACTGGCAATAAAATGTCAAAATATGTTGAGGCTGATAAAGGAACAAACTTATTCTTTGCAATCTATTGGGATGAAAAAAAATCAAAGCGAGTATTCGAAACAATTCCGTTGAATGAAGTAATTGAACATCAAAAATGGAGAGCTACACTGCCAAAAGAAAAACAGTTGCTCACTCCAAACATCCCAATTTCAGTTGAGAAAGGGAAATTTCTATTCAGCCTATCACCAAATGACTTAGTGTATGTTCCTCAAGAAAATGAATTGTTTGATATAAATAATTATTCCATTTCAAATATCTATAAATGTGTAAGTTTCACAGGTAATGATTGCTTCTTTATAAAACATGAAGTCGCAAGTACAATCGTCAATAAAAAAGAATTCAGTCCATTAAATAAAATGGAAAAAAGTGTTGACGGCACTATGATTAAATCAAATTGTATCAAACTTCTAACGAATAGACTAGGAGATATCGTAGGGACATTAGGTGTAAATTAA
- a CDS encoding T9SS type A sorting domain-containing protein encodes MKIKYSLFLAFFWLTVSFSSKVNAQGGWTQKADIISSGRAGAVGFSIGTKGYFGTGSDNTGAVLNDFWEYDPSTNTWTQKADFAGAGRKEAVGFSIAQKGYVGTGWNGSGLSAFYSDFFEFDPTTNIWIQKADFAGGGRIYSVGFSIGSKGFLGTGWNSSVDSIYNDFWEYDPAFDLWTRKSDFGGTVRVAAVGFSIGNLGYIGLGADTSGPINLCSDFWEYNPATNSWIQKSSPFLALSNCIGFAVGNYGYVGTGRDWGSNPHREFLKYDPSNNIWTVLPDFPGLERENSICFSIGSKGYIGTGFGDFGYLNDFWEYDPTLSGSFEINNGNFISSISFPEKNKISVTLNNLIKTGSVMIYNLNGSLICQSKIQNSNLIEVQPGSIASGIYLLSIFDGKEHYKRKFVFSSN; translated from the coding sequence ATGAAAATAAAATACAGTTTATTCCTGGCATTTTTTTGGCTTACAGTTTCTTTCTCATCAAAAGTTAATGCTCAAGGGGGTTGGACTCAAAAAGCAGATATTATTTCAAGCGGAAGAGCGGGAGCTGTCGGATTTTCAATTGGTACTAAAGGATATTTCGGTACGGGCTCCGATAATACAGGAGCAGTTTTGAATGATTTCTGGGAATACGATCCATCAACGAATACGTGGACACAAAAGGCAGATTTTGCCGGAGCAGGCAGGAAAGAAGCGGTTGGATTTTCAATTGCGCAAAAAGGTTATGTGGGAACCGGATGGAATGGGTCGGGGTTATCGGCCTTTTATAGTGATTTTTTTGAGTTTGATCCCACGACAAATATTTGGATACAGAAAGCGGATTTTGCTGGTGGAGGGAGAATTTACTCAGTTGGCTTTTCAATTGGTTCAAAAGGTTTTTTAGGAACAGGATGGAATAGCAGTGTTGATTCAATTTATAATGATTTTTGGGAATACGATCCTGCGTTTGATCTGTGGACCCGGAAATCTGATTTTGGCGGAACAGTTCGAGTTGCAGCAGTCGGATTTTCTATTGGCAATTTAGGATATATTGGACTCGGAGCCGATACTTCCGGGCCAATTAATTTATGCAGTGATTTTTGGGAATATAATCCTGCAACTAACAGCTGGATTCAAAAGTCATCACCTTTTTTGGCTCTTTCAAATTGCATCGGATTTGCAGTTGGCAATTATGGGTATGTAGGTACAGGGAGGGATTGGGGCTCTAATCCACATCGAGAATTTTTAAAATATGATCCTTCGAATAATATATGGACTGTGCTTCCTGATTTCCCGGGTTTAGAAAGGGAAAATTCAATTTGTTTTTCAATCGGATCCAAAGGTTATATCGGAACTGGATTTGGAGATTTCGGTTACTTAAATGATTTCTGGGAATATGATCCGACTTTGTCAGGTTCTTTTGAAATTAACAATGGGAATTTCATTTCTTCGATTTCATTTCCTGAGAAAAATAAAATCAGTGTTACTCTGAATAATTTGATTAAAACCGGAAGTGTTATGATTTATAATTTAAACGGGTCGCTTATATGTCAATCTAAAATTCAAAATTCAAATTTGATTGAAGTGCAACCTGGTTCGATCGCATCCGGAATTTATTTACTTTCTATCTTTGATGGAAAGGAGCATTACAAGAGGAAGTTTGTTTTTAGCTCAAACTAA
- a CDS encoding T9SS type A sorting domain-containing protein has protein sequence MKSIFFILLFFLVNGLNTLAQNNIVTYAGNSGKDNFYDVMQISDGTFLVCGYSDDLSWINPSVPQTTLGVHGIHNGLGSNRYGYILQISSDLQSILHVVKFPQGAVEDVRFIKTNTPPGVPTGDLYISGNTSDTYANDGGYYLAKLNNNFVNGIPTDLVWARNVWAETGPKDYQPWDVTNDGHVFYISGQAHAYDWAAIYSLDNNGNRRIVNNWRTHWLIHGGEWKGTPASSYPNGGLDSVSYSGIVLKIWGRCDLRSWTQNEYDQMFPDGNGGLKKGKWPVDILFDGPCDPANPTANSPGYTGYSAAACCPVYGGSNIAIDKRTNDVYIGMNMKSVAPGGSPDFEPAVIAMDSSGTLKWWSRLYHEITPTGDTMVSIPDQYVDALAIDYSQPADAGTLVVGGRTHGNNVENFWEGNTVSANPSAYGFRNQFTGTNGNIHESWLGKLKLLDGTLLHCTYVAEYAEGTGGLGTPHPDPNLDGWPDPNTGWPDVNTTRLAKNNMKVTAAGWVCIGAVGRRTITTANAYQKMVKPDFGGQSCWNSFVRVYNADLTLPYYSSLVVGQWDTLTQQGGSNTDIFGLFKTANGIVAVGRQTADTLGNAIGNDLPVINVPGWGNSAPSNETAVLVYYTAANIVNPDDSPVISGITNSELREKDFFISPNPTKNYLTIWFKGNSSKNNIEVRDVLGRLVIEKEIANNYSSFSLDVSKLEPDLYFIWVNGQSLTFVKQ, from the coding sequence ATGAAATCAATCTTCTTCATTTTACTATTTTTTTTAGTAAATGGTCTGAACACCTTGGCACAGAACAATATTGTAACCTATGCAGGAAACAGTGGCAAAGACAACTTCTATGACGTCATGCAAATTTCCGACGGGACATTTCTCGTTTGCGGCTATTCGGATGATCTGTCCTGGATCAATCCTTCTGTTCCGCAGACAACTCTCGGAGTGCACGGCATTCACAACGGACTTGGATCTAATCGCTATGGTTACATTTTACAGATCTCTTCCGATTTGCAATCAATTTTGCATGTCGTAAAATTTCCACAAGGTGCCGTGGAAGATGTCCGCTTTATCAAGACCAATACTCCTCCCGGTGTGCCTACCGGAGATCTTTACATTAGCGGGAATACCAGCGACACCTACGCGAATGACGGAGGATATTACCTGGCAAAACTCAACAACAATTTTGTAAATGGAATTCCAACAGATTTGGTCTGGGCAAGAAATGTCTGGGCTGAAACCGGACCAAAAGATTACCAGCCCTGGGATGTCACCAATGACGGACATGTCTTTTATATATCCGGACAAGCTCATGCATACGACTGGGCAGCGATATACAGTCTCGACAACAATGGTAACAGGAGAATTGTAAACAACTGGAGAACTCATTGGCTCATTCATGGCGGAGAATGGAAAGGCACACCCGCTTCTTCTTATCCAAATGGTGGTCTCGATTCTGTTTCTTACAGTGGTATTGTTTTGAAAATCTGGGGACGATGCGACTTACGTTCCTGGACACAAAATGAATATGATCAAATGTTCCCCGACGGAAATGGCGGGTTAAAAAAAGGAAAGTGGCCCGTCGATATTCTTTTTGATGGCCCCTGTGATCCTGCCAATCCTACTGCGAACAGTCCCGGTTACACAGGATACTCCGCGGCTGCCTGTTGTCCGGTTTATGGTGGATCAAACATCGCGATTGATAAAAGAACCAATGATGTTTACATTGGTATGAATATGAAAAGCGTTGCACCGGGTGGCAGTCCTGATTTTGAACCTGCTGTCATCGCTATGGATTCTTCAGGAACACTAAAATGGTGGAGCAGGTTGTATCACGAAATCACTCCGACAGGAGATACGATGGTTTCTATTCCCGATCAGTATGTTGACGCGCTCGCTATCGATTATTCTCAACCTGCTGATGCCGGAACTTTGGTAGTTGGAGGAAGAACACATGGAAACAACGTAGAAAATTTCTGGGAAGGAAATACTGTCAGCGCGAATCCTTCCGCTTATGGCTTCAGGAATCAGTTCACCGGAACCAACGGAAACATTCACGAAAGCTGGTTAGGAAAACTAAAGCTTCTTGATGGAACACTTTTGCATTGCACCTATGTAGCAGAATATGCGGAAGGAACAGGTGGTCTTGGAACTCCTCATCCGGATCCAAATCTCGACGGTTGGCCTGATCCGAATACCGGTTGGCCGGATGTAAACACAACCCGGCTCGCGAAGAACAACATGAAAGTAACAGCCGCAGGTTGGGTTTGTATCGGTGCAGTTGGCAGAAGAACAATCACAACAGCAAATGCTTACCAGAAAATGGTGAAACCGGATTTTGGCGGACAAAGTTGCTGGAATAGTTTCGTGCGTGTCTACAATGCCGATCTGACTCTCCCTTACTACAGTTCTCTTGTAGTCGGTCAATGGGACACACTTACACAACAAGGAGGATCGAACACAGATATTTTTGGTTTGTTTAAAACAGCGAATGGTATTGTCGCTGTTGGACGTCAGACTGCCGACACTCTTGGAAACGCGATCGGCAACGATCTTCCGGTAATTAATGTTCCGGGCTGGGGAAACTCTGCTCCTTCAAATGAAACCGCGGTGCTTGTGTATTATACTGCAGCAAACATCGTGAACCCAGATGATTCTCCAGTAATTAGCGGCATCACCAATTCAGAACTTCGCGAAAAAGATTTTTTCATCTCTCCTAACCCGACAAAAAATTATCTGACGATTTGGTTTAAAGGAAATAGTTCAAAAAATAATATTGAAGTGAGAGACGTTCTTGGAAGATTGGTTATTGAAAAAGAAATTGCAAATAACTATTCTTCATTTTCTCTTGATGTTTCAAAACTTGAACCGGATTTGTATTTTATCTGGGTGAATGGGCAATCATTGACATTTGTAAAACAATGA
- a CDS encoding transporter, whose amino-acid sequence MKSKCYLIMLLTFIEPLIFKCQGQDNSPAGVMISHSHPKGGWMLSYSFMQMKMKGNLSASTKIPDEKIFVDYLMAPQSMRMDMHMIMLMYGLTGRLSLMAMGTYTNSTMDMNMLSGVMHMHGGSMEMSANSTNMSMSSSGFSDTKLWSIYKLFNGESSSLVASLGVSIPTGSISVDGGNDPMFAGQRLPYMMQLGSGTVDFMPGLTYLKKSKKITWSVQALSILRTMDNQYGYHYGNELNLNAWASYQIRPVLSASLRAEGFGCGSVSGSDKKIYYAMEPDADPRNYGGTKLNVHAGLNFYLDKGVFKETKIGVEFGAPLFQNVNGIQLATSYLWSAGVTKSF is encoded by the coding sequence ATGAAGTCGAAGTGTTATTTAATAATGCTACTGACTTTCATTGAACCACTGATTTTTAAATGTCAGGGACAGGACAATAGTCCTGCTGGTGTAATGATTAGTCATAGCCATCCCAAAGGTGGATGGATGCTTTCCTATTCATTTATGCAAATGAAGATGAAGGGTAATCTGAGTGCATCCACAAAAATTCCGGATGAGAAAATTTTTGTGGATTACCTCATGGCTCCTCAATCCATGCGAATGGATATGCACATGATTATGTTGATGTATGGATTGACAGGGCGACTTAGCCTGATGGCTATGGGAACTTACACAAATTCTACTATGGACATGAACATGTTGTCGGGTGTGATGCACATGCATGGCGGGTCAATGGAAATGTCTGCCAATTCAACAAATATGAGCATGTCTTCTTCCGGTTTCAGTGATACGAAACTATGGTCGATTTACAAATTGTTCAATGGTGAATCCTCTTCGCTGGTGGCCAGTTTGGGAGTAAGCATTCCCACCGGTTCAATTTCCGTGGATGGAGGAAATGATCCGATGTTTGCCGGGCAGCGGCTTCCCTACATGATGCAATTGGGAAGTGGGACAGTCGATTTTATGCCGGGATTAACTTATCTGAAGAAGAGTAAAAAAATAACCTGGAGTGTTCAGGCATTGTCAATCCTGCGCACGATGGATAATCAGTATGGATATCATTATGGTAATGAACTGAATTTAAATGCATGGGCGTCATACCAGATTCGTCCTGTCCTAAGTGCGTCTTTACGCGCAGAAGGTTTTGGTTGCGGATCTGTAAGCGGTAGTGATAAAAAAATTTATTACGCGATGGAACCGGATGCAGATCCCCGGAATTATGGCGGGACAAAGTTGAATGTGCATGCGGGGCTGAATTTTTATCTGGACAAAGGTGTCTTTAAAGAAACGAAAATTGGAGTCGAATTCGGTGCGCCATTATTCCAGAATGTAAATGGAATACAATTGGCAACTTCGTATTTATGGAGTGCAGGAGTTACCAAATCATTCTGA
- a CDS encoding T9SS type A sorting domain-containing protein: protein MKNTYIAIIALFITSSMSLAQIPNAGFENWTSMGSYNIPDSWSCLNTMTSPLSVYTCSRGTPGHPGASYLKLDSKTVSGMGVVPGIAVCGTIDEMTMQATGGFPFNQRPASLDGSWQHMVMGMGSSQGYVDIVLTRWDNMMQMRMPVASAHEVLTGMAMSWETFSIPLNYVDFNFPDSCIITLSASGNNPMNNDFLYVDDLSFVGSVSGIREISAGGFIRLYPNPVKSIVKIEISEINVRNTHICVYDALGEIVKEAEGSGDDLNSGIDVSSLAEGLYFLNLVADGKSYGARFLVQ from the coding sequence ATGAAAAACACCTACATTGCTATTATTGCATTATTTATTACAAGTTCAATGTCGCTTGCACAAATTCCTAATGCAGGCTTTGAAAACTGGACATCAATGGGAAGTTACAATATCCCGGATTCCTGGTCCTGTTTGAATACAATGACATCGCCATTGTCTGTTTACACCTGTTCACGCGGTACACCAGGGCATCCCGGTGCATCTTACCTTAAGTTAGATAGCAAGACCGTTTCAGGAATGGGAGTTGTACCCGGAATTGCTGTGTGTGGAACCATTGATGAAATGACAATGCAGGCAACCGGCGGCTTTCCGTTTAATCAGCGTCCTGCCAGTCTGGACGGAAGCTGGCAACACATGGTGATGGGTATGGGCAGCAGCCAGGGTTATGTCGATATAGTTCTGACAAGGTGGGACAATATGATGCAAATGCGTATGCCGGTCGCTTCAGCGCATGAAGTACTCACAGGGATGGCAATGAGCTGGGAGACGTTTTCAATTCCTCTTAATTATGTAGATTTTAATTTCCCGGATAGCTGCATTATTACACTTTCAGCCAGCGGGAACAATCCGATGAACAATGATTTCTTGTATGTGGATGATCTGAGTTTCGTTGGATCTGTAAGTGGAATAAGGGAAATTTCAGCAGGGGGTTTTATACGCCTATATCCAAATCCAGTCAAATCAATAGTGAAAATTGAGATTTCTGAAATAAATGTGAGGAATACACATATCTGTGTTTACGACGCCCTGGGAGAAATTGTGAAAGAGGCGGAAGGATCCGGTGATGATTTGAATTCCGGGATAGATGTTTCATCCTTAGCGGAGGGACTTTACTTTCTGAACCTTGTTGCGGATGGAAAATCTTATGGTGCAAGGTTTCTTGTTCAATAG